In Paenibacillus kyungheensis, the following are encoded in one genomic region:
- a CDS encoding RtcB family protein yields the protein MSTPISSSYIHEVKLPAGSVHVYANPELFAGLDYKVFNMANNNLQIPGIQYMGYTPDVHVGIGTCIGTTAVWDASAGYVSPSIVGSDIGCGMRVHLTNLHRDDLQDVKLRRKLVKAIEKYLPMESQQRGHFADLRLEHVVRKGLHGLPGKYVPDSYTPKKSTSLTHVEESRFSFDEEVLNGVRDQTWGRAHRQLGTLGGGNHFAEIQALEIDEENRHIAEAWGMSDGQIVVMIHSGSRSWGGSVSQESNRVMLSQMQRLGLGTADPRLAFLPLSHPEGQYYVNMMYSALNYATVNRHLIAYSIREAFRDVFGRSCEMRTLYDLMHNYAWAEEREEGAVFIHRKGATRALPAGHAGNPKPYLATGHPALIPGSMGTSSYIMVGQPGGYDNYYSICHGAGRARSRSATKKLVTVDQFASSLQVGTADEIVVNQRSLESILDESPQAYKDVDQIIESVTGAGLASVVAKCKPLAAIKGAK from the coding sequence ATGAGTACTCCAATATCATCTTCTTATATTCATGAAGTAAAACTTCCTGCGGGAAGTGTACATGTCTATGCCAATCCAGAATTATTTGCAGGATTGGATTATAAAGTATTTAATATGGCTAATAATAATTTACAAATCCCGGGTATTCAGTATATGGGATATACACCTGATGTGCATGTGGGCATCGGCACATGTATTGGCACAACTGCGGTCTGGGATGCAAGTGCTGGTTATGTATCGCCTTCGATCGTAGGTAGCGATATCGGCTGTGGTATGCGTGTTCATCTGACGAATTTGCATCGGGATGATCTGCAAGATGTAAAATTACGCCGTAAATTAGTCAAAGCTATCGAAAAATATTTACCGATGGAATCCCAGCAACGAGGACATTTTGCAGATTTACGATTAGAACATGTCGTACGCAAAGGATTACATGGTCTACCGGGCAAATATGTACCGGATAGCTATACACCGAAAAAATCGACATCTCTGACTCATGTAGAAGAAAGCCGTTTTTCTTTTGATGAAGAAGTGTTAAATGGTGTTCGAGATCAGACATGGGGTAGAGCGCATCGTCAACTAGGCACACTTGGTGGTGGCAATCACTTTGCAGAGATTCAGGCGCTTGAAATTGATGAAGAAAACCGTCATATCGCTGAAGCATGGGGCATGAGTGACGGACAAATTGTTGTGATGATTCATTCTGGCTCACGTTCATGGGGCGGAAGTGTTAGTCAGGAAAGCAATCGTGTGATGCTTTCTCAGATGCAACGATTGGGATTAGGAACAGCTGATCCTAGACTGGCTTTTCTACCTTTATCTCATCCTGAAGGTCAGTATTATGTGAATATGATGTATTCGGCGCTGAACTATGCTACAGTGAATCGTCATCTGATCGCTTATAGTATTCGTGAAGCGTTCCGTGATGTATTCGGTCGTTCCTGTGAAATGCGTACATTGTATGATCTAATGCACAATTATGCGTGGGCAGAAGAGCGTGAAGAAGGAGCTGTATTTATTCATCGTAAAGGAGCCACTCGTGCTCTTCCAGCTGGTCATGCAGGTAATCCGAAGCCTTATCTCGCTACAGGTCATCCCGCATTGATCCCAGGTTCGATGGGCACTTCATCGTATATTATGGTAGGGCAGCCCGGTGGATACGATAACTATTATTCGATCTGTCATGGTGCAGGACGTGCACGTTCTCGGTCAGCGACCAAAAAATTAGTGACTGTCGATCAATTTGCCAGTTCGCTTCAAGTCGGTACAGCCGATGAGATCGTCGTTAATCAGCGTTCACTGGAATCGATATTAGATGAGTCACCACAAGCATATAAAGATGTAGATCAGATTATTGAAAGTGTTACAGGAGCAGGACTTGCTTCTGTAGTCGCTAAATGTAAGCCGCTTGCGGCAATCAAGGGGGCTAAATGA
- a CDS encoding carbohydrate ABC transporter permease produces the protein MKKSMLESPHRSYVKINSDTFTPKKSLSDRTFYGLIYVMTIVAIIVTFYPFLYVLSISFSSVEAIDQQKVILFPVGFTLSGYKMVLQYQELWVSFYNTLWYTVVGTVLNILFTCLAAFPLSRPRFFLRRKLNFFIAFTMYFSGGLIPVYMLITSLGLYNTRWAMVLPVLVITFNVMICRSAFEGIPNEIFESANIDGANDITMLFKLAIPIIKPTLAVLTLYYAVYHWNNFFSALLYLGQQDLQPLQMFLRRVLIMASPEVMQKMGGSMSTSALAVSTLQVRYVSIVVSILPIVTIYPFIQRYFVKGITLGAVKG, from the coding sequence ATGAAAAAATCTATGCTCGAAAGTCCGCATCGGTCGTATGTGAAGATCAACAGCGATACATTTACACCTAAAAAATCATTAAGCGATCGTACATTTTATGGATTGATTTATGTTATGACGATTGTGGCGATTATAGTGACTTTCTATCCATTCTTGTATGTACTGAGTATTTCATTTAGTTCTGTAGAAGCGATTGATCAGCAGAAAGTCATTTTATTTCCGGTAGGCTTTACATTGTCTGGTTACAAAATGGTGTTGCAGTATCAAGAGCTGTGGGTCTCCTTTTACAATACACTCTGGTATACGGTTGTAGGGACTGTACTCAATATTTTATTTACCTGTTTGGCGGCATTTCCTTTATCCAGACCTCGATTTTTTTTACGTCGCAAATTGAATTTTTTTATCGCGTTTACAATGTACTTTTCCGGTGGATTGATCCCTGTGTATATGTTAATTACTTCGTTAGGGTTATACAATACACGCTGGGCTATGGTGTTACCTGTGCTGGTGATTACATTTAATGTCATGATCTGTCGATCTGCTTTTGAAGGCATACCGAATGAAATATTTGAGAGCGCTAACATTGATGGAGCAAACGATATTACTATGTTATTTAAATTAGCAATTCCGATCATTAAGCCTACACTGGCTGTATTGACTCTATATTATGCAGTCTATCACTGGAATAACTTTTTCTCGGCTCTCCTGTATCTGGGGCAACAGGATTTGCAACCGCTACAGATGTTTTTACGCAGAGTGTTAATTATGGCTTCGCCTGAAGTGATGCAGAAAATGGGCGGATCAATGTCTACCAGTGCGTTAGCAGTATCTACATTACAGGTACGTTATGTTTCTATTGTAGTGAGCATTTTGCCAATTGTAACGATCTATCCTTTTATTCAACGTTATTTTGTCAAAGGAATTACGTTGGGTGCGGTAAAAGGATAA
- a CDS encoding AAA family ATPase, with product MDSLFQTSHTNVEPIDSENTPEAIVIYTKDEQKLPTEYADYARVIKGIEESLTARYGVTYKLYSSSDPNTEYWELLDEDLRHSSTDVEHVIRIYDRLEERTFVYDGDRTEPDYCVHPSVMNNVFAYAQAGVALARMPVFRPHGVSSEDLVFATSDESLLKFLGDVRVRQREQSLRRVTVFTDTRHGINRQMEPVSRAVSRDDVIMAPEIKQDIYRSLDRFFAEDRSFYKTYDIPYKRGILLYGHPGNGKTTLVKSIAGSVPGPVAYWQITEYTSSESIEEVFDAAVRMTPMVLVIEDIDSMPKDARSFFLNTLDGATSKEGVFLIGTTNYPEKIDPGLMNRAGRFDRAYEIILPDEKLRAEFFYRKRLHEFAGDDIVQETAKLTEGFTFAQLGELYISAALHWHEDGQLDMKELIQGLRGELDKSRKGVWLHNGEGRVGFHF from the coding sequence ATGGATTCACTTTTTCAGACAAGTCATACTAACGTGGAACCGATCGATAGTGAAAACACTCCTGAAGCGATTGTGATTTATACAAAAGATGAACAGAAATTACCTACCGAATATGCAGATTATGCTCGGGTGATTAAAGGAATTGAAGAATCGTTAACAGCGCGTTATGGAGTGACTTATAAATTATATTCCAGCAGTGATCCGAATACCGAATATTGGGAATTACTTGACGAAGATTTGCGTCATAGTAGCACCGATGTAGAGCATGTTATTCGTATCTATGATCGATTGGAAGAACGTACTTTTGTCTATGATGGAGATCGTACAGAACCTGATTATTGTGTACATCCTTCAGTGATGAATAATGTATTTGCGTATGCGCAAGCAGGTGTAGCATTGGCACGTATGCCGGTATTCCGTCCGCATGGAGTCAGCAGTGAAGATCTTGTTTTTGCAACAAGTGATGAATCGTTATTGAAATTTCTAGGGGATGTGCGTGTACGTCAGCGGGAGCAAAGTTTGCGTCGTGTGACGGTGTTTACAGATACACGTCATGGCATCAATCGCCAAATGGAACCGGTGAGTCGTGCCGTTTCACGCGATGATGTGATTATGGCTCCAGAGATCAAACAAGATATTTATCGTTCGTTAGATCGCTTTTTTGCAGAAGATCGTTCTTTTTACAAAACGTATGATATTCCGTATAAACGTGGTATTTTACTATACGGGCATCCCGGTAATGGTAAAACAACACTGGTAAAATCGATTGCTGGTAGTGTACCGGGACCTGTCGCGTACTGGCAGATTACAGAGTATACAAGCAGTGAATCGATCGAAGAAGTGTTCGATGCGGCTGTGCGTATGACCCCGATGGTGCTTGTGATCGAAGATATCGACTCGATGCCCAAAGATGCACGTTCGTTCTTTTTGAATACATTGGATGGAGCGACTTCCAAAGAAGGTGTATTTTTGATCGGAACGACTAACTATCCTGAAAAAATCGATCCCGGTTTGATGAATCGTGCGGGACGTTTTGATCGCGCTTATGAGATTATTTTGCCTGATGAGAAATTACGTGCAGAATTCTTTTATCGCAAACGTCTGCATGAATTTGCAGGAGACGATATAGTGCAGGAAACAGCCAAGTTAACAGAAGGATTTACTTTTGCTCAACTGGGCGAATTGTATATCTCGGCAGCATTGCACTGGCATGAAGATGGTCAATTGGATATGAAAGAATTGATTCAAGGACTTCGCGGTGAATTGGATAAAAGTCGCAAAGGTGTATGGCTTCATAATGGTGAAGGTCGAGTCGGTTTTCATTTCTAA
- a CDS encoding extracellular solute-binding protein: MKAKKVSKLVLVTMLAASLAGCNSGSNGSQTSAAVEAEPNFTYTGKGPVTAIKDAELSVLATNAWTTNVDLAHAKIVQQITDNAGIKVNWDLIPPQNYADAVNPRLAAGVDLPDIIYMPDQDQLMKYINSGIVIPIDELYEKYGVNLKTIYEQSPDVKASLTTPNGKMYYVPQQTLTKNYMPVFMVNERWLKTLGLQEPTTLDEFTEMLRQFKTKDPNQNGKADEIPMSMEPKFLEMAFGPVFGIDLSNQFYADDQGKVHFSYNEPAYKQYLTYLNSLYKEGLLGVDYASTTSDQVTSRISQNVTGATFNFSWYMSMVYSPLFKDYNPKEPIFKGILPLKGPNGDQFYIGRTPVSGIFGISRDSKNPALAFKFLDYAVSEEAQTYYTWGIKDDTYTDKDGKKQFTAKGRDNDYIQKLGIGPVNLPNIQSAESADALVPEWHSQLDKKLEPYIHAPFPFVYALPEEASTDSMAMPDITTYVEEMNFKFVSGSLGLDQFDSYLSTLKSMNIDQVIANKQAQYDRYLAAQKK, encoded by the coding sequence ATGAAAGCCAAAAAAGTAAGCAAACTGGTATTGGTCACAATGTTAGCAGCAAGTCTGGCAGGTTGTAACAGTGGAAGCAATGGATCACAGACAAGTGCAGCGGTCGAAGCGGAGCCGAACTTTACATATACAGGGAAAGGACCTGTGACAGCGATCAAAGATGCCGAATTGTCTGTACTTGCGACCAATGCTTGGACAACCAATGTGGATTTGGCTCATGCTAAGATCGTACAGCAAATTACAGATAATGCCGGTATTAAAGTGAATTGGGATCTGATTCCGCCTCAAAACTATGCTGATGCTGTTAATCCAAGACTTGCCGCAGGAGTAGACTTACCAGATATTATTTATATGCCTGATCAAGATCAATTAATGAAATATATCAATAGTGGTATTGTGATTCCGATCGATGAACTGTACGAAAAATACGGAGTGAATTTGAAAACAATCTATGAGCAATCTCCTGATGTCAAAGCCAGTCTAACTACGCCTAATGGTAAAATGTATTATGTACCCCAGCAGACACTTACCAAAAACTATATGCCTGTATTTATGGTTAATGAACGCTGGCTAAAAACTCTAGGTCTGCAAGAACCGACAACTCTAGATGAATTTACAGAGATGTTACGTCAATTCAAAACAAAAGATCCGAATCAAAATGGCAAAGCAGACGAGATTCCAATGTCGATGGAACCCAAGTTTTTAGAAATGGCATTTGGCCCTGTATTTGGAATAGATTTGTCGAATCAATTTTATGCAGATGATCAAGGAAAAGTGCATTTTAGTTATAATGAACCTGCTTACAAGCAATACTTAACTTACCTGAACAGTCTATACAAAGAAGGATTATTAGGTGTCGATTATGCAAGTACGACCAGCGATCAGGTGACTTCAAGAATTTCACAAAATGTAACCGGAGCTACGTTTAATTTTAGCTGGTATATGTCGATGGTCTATAGTCCATTATTTAAAGATTACAATCCAAAAGAACCTATATTCAAAGGAATTTTACCACTTAAAGGGCCGAATGGAGATCAATTTTATATTGGGCGTACGCCTGTCAGTGGAATTTTTGGAATTTCAAGAGATAGTAAAAATCCTGCATTAGCTTTTAAATTTCTAGACTATGCTGTTAGCGAAGAAGCACAGACGTATTACACTTGGGGTATCAAAGATGATACGTATACCGACAAAGATGGCAAAAAACAGTTTACAGCTAAAGGTCGAGATAATGATTATATCCAAAAGCTAGGGATTGGGCCTGTGAATCTACCTAATATTCAATCAGCCGAATCTGCTGATGCATTAGTTCCGGAATGGCATTCGCAATTAGACAAAAAATTAGAACCGTATATCCATGCTCCTTTTCCGTTTGTATATGCTCTTCCAGAAGAAGCGAGTACAGATAGTATGGCGATGCCTGATATTACTACGTATGTAGAAGAAATGAATTTCAAATTTGTCAGTGGTAGTCTGGGATTAGATCAATTCGATAGTTATCTTAGTACTCTCAAAAGTATGAATATCGATCAAGTTATTGCTAACAAACAAGCTCAGTATGATCGCTATCTGGCAGCTCAGAAAAAATAA
- a CDS encoding pectate lyase family protein, with protein MIKRSKTSFAGMTMSFLSVIMLSTLLFPGLTMSYTHAASTGGYATTTGSNEAAITVTTLAELKNAFNAGKHHIVIKGNIYGGAKPLTLTFATTNWNNTTIEGASGGGAVLQNIQLKFSGENLPAGTNIENVVIKNITFYGNIKDLQNLSGADTQPGGIGTNYLGVSFRRTSNILVDHVTMYNISDDLFVISQGSDYATLSNSHFYFTDSWLKMNPNPIWNWVGSNQDLASERLALIIGSNKNDSYTYGGGKLHVTMHHNWFGPNLKGRPLLRGYVHMYDNYFDNSTTPSGNNAQGYSQQQYNAAQIGSGGNIFSENNYFYKTNNSHQIGLDSNGDAYKFYERNNVYNAVTGTSATGAAFPGGTSFPYSYSLDPAANVPNLVQANAGPK; from the coding sequence ATGATCAAAAGAAGTAAAACATCTTTCGCAGGGATGACGATGTCTTTCCTTAGTGTAATCATGTTATCCACATTGTTGTTTCCGGGACTCACAATGAGTTATACACATGCAGCATCAACAGGTGGATATGCTACTACAACAGGTTCAAATGAAGCCGCTATAACAGTAACGACACTTGCTGAGTTGAAAAATGCATTTAATGCAGGTAAACATCATATTGTGATCAAAGGCAATATTTATGGTGGAGCCAAGCCATTAACACTTACGTTTGCTACAACCAATTGGAATAATACAACGATCGAAGGGGCAAGCGGTGGAGGAGCAGTATTACAAAATATTCAGTTAAAATTTAGTGGCGAAAATCTTCCAGCAGGAACAAATATCGAAAATGTAGTGATCAAAAATATTACGTTCTACGGAAATATTAAAGATTTGCAAAACCTAAGTGGAGCAGATACACAGCCCGGTGGGATAGGCACCAACTATTTGGGAGTCTCTTTCCGCCGCACAAGCAATATTTTGGTAGATCATGTCACTATGTATAATATCAGCGATGATTTATTTGTGATCTCGCAAGGTTCTGATTATGCGACTTTGTCAAACAGTCACTTTTATTTTACAGATAGCTGGTTAAAAATGAATCCTAATCCAATCTGGAACTGGGTAGGAAGCAATCAAGATTTGGCTTCTGAACGGTTGGCATTGATTATCGGCTCTAACAAAAATGATTCGTATACTTATGGTGGTGGCAAATTACATGTGACTATGCATCACAACTGGTTCGGCCCTAATCTAAAAGGACGTCCATTGTTACGTGGATATGTGCATATGTATGATAACTACTTTGATAACAGTACAACACCATCAGGCAATAATGCACAAGGTTATTCACAACAACAATATAATGCAGCACAGATTGGTAGTGGAGGTAATATTTTTTCGGAAAATAACTATTTTTACAAAACCAATAACAGCCATCAAATTGGTCTAGACAGTAATGGAGATGCTTATAAATTTTATGAACGTAACAATGTGTATAATGCAGTTACAGGAACATCGGCCACAGGAGCAGCATTTCCAGGTGGAACGTCATTCCCGTATAGTTATTCGTTAGACCCGGCAGCCAATGTACCGAATCTAGTACAAGCGAATGCAGGCCCTAAATAA
- a CDS encoding ABC transporter permease, whose product MKLVKRDKYLLIMFAPVFVYYVIFMYIPMPGVLIAFKNFTPGHGIFGGDWVGLQWFAQFVHSIYFWRLLRNTFLLAFLPLLFGFGIPILFAVCIVEIKNQVFKRFAQTITYLPHFISTVVVAGMLINFLSPADGIVNTLLARFGFEKVNFMMEAGWFRTIFTSSEIWQSFGFSSIIYIAAIMSIDPEMYDSGKIDGVSKFQELWHLTLPSIKPTIVILLLLSLGGIMSVGFEKVYLLYNGATYETADVLSTYVYRMGIEGQNYGFATAVGLFNSIITFVLVFTVNRITRRMTNMSLW is encoded by the coding sequence ATGAAATTGGTCAAGCGGGATAAGTACTTGTTGATTATGTTTGCACCTGTTTTTGTGTATTATGTGATTTTTATGTATATTCCTATGCCCGGTGTACTGATTGCTTTCAAAAATTTTACGCCAGGACATGGCATTTTCGGTGGAGACTGGGTAGGGTTGCAATGGTTTGCTCAATTTGTTCACTCTATTTACTTCTGGCGGTTGTTACGCAATACGTTTTTACTCGCTTTTTTACCTCTACTTTTTGGATTCGGTATTCCTATTTTATTCGCGGTATGTATTGTTGAGATCAAAAATCAAGTGTTTAAACGATTTGCTCAAACGATTACGTATTTACCTCATTTTATATCTACAGTCGTCGTTGCCGGTATGTTAATCAATTTTTTATCCCCAGCTGATGGAATTGTGAATACATTGTTAGCAAGATTCGGTTTTGAAAAAGTGAATTTTATGATGGAAGCAGGTTGGTTTCGAACGATTTTTACCAGTTCTGAAATCTGGCAAAGTTTTGGGTTTAGCTCTATTATCTATATCGCTGCTATTATGAGCATCGATCCTGAAATGTATGATTCCGGCAAAATTGATGGTGTTAGCAAATTTCAAGAATTATGGCATCTGACATTACCAAGTATCAAGCCTACGATTGTTATTTTATTGCTGTTATCTCTGGGTGGGATTATGAGTGTCGGGTTTGAAAAAGTATATTTACTCTACAACGGTGCAACCTATGAGACAGCAGATGTATTATCCACCTATGTATATCGTATGGGTATAGAAGGGCAAAATTATGGATTTGCGACAGCGGTCGGTTTGTTTAATTCTATTATTACATTTGTGCTTGTGTTCACAGTGAACCGGATAACAAGACGTATGACTAATATGTCTCTCTGGTAG
- a CDS encoding pectinesterase family protein, producing MRDIPASLLEVTVALDGSGDYTSIQRAIDEIPHQREYPTVIYIQAGTYYEKLHIEKPFVRLIGDPDQPTVIVYDDYARKTFPDGSLYHTFYSYTVFVGSDDFRAEHLSFINSAGAGEQVGQALAMYVDSDRASFYNCRFIGQQDTLFTGPLPPQPIDRSTFGGPREGVPRHYQRQYYKHCYIEGNIDFIFGSATAVFDECEIFARKRESLSTLSQDAEGSHEPVIHGWLTAASTPEDVQYGYVFLDCQLTSDAPPHSFYLGRPWRNYAKVAWIRCHIGAHIHPTGWDNWNKPEAESTVVYQEYNNEGAGASIKDRVSWSYLLDSTDAENYTVEHILAGDDGWVPK from the coding sequence GTGCGGGATATTCCAGCTTCATTATTGGAAGTAACCGTTGCTTTGGATGGGAGCGGTGACTACACTAGCATCCAGCGTGCTATTGATGAGATACCACATCAGCGTGAATATCCTACTGTTATATATATTCAGGCTGGAACGTATTACGAAAAGCTTCATATTGAAAAGCCGTTTGTTCGTTTGATCGGTGATCCTGATCAACCTACTGTTATTGTGTATGATGATTATGCACGCAAAACATTTCCTGACGGATCGCTCTATCATACTTTTTATTCCTATACTGTATTTGTAGGTAGTGATGATTTTAGAGCAGAACATCTATCTTTTATCAACAGCGCAGGTGCAGGCGAACAAGTAGGGCAAGCTTTGGCGATGTATGTGGATAGTGATCGAGCTAGTTTTTATAACTGTCGGTTTATTGGACAGCAAGATACATTATTCACAGGTCCATTACCACCTCAGCCAATCGATCGTAGTACATTTGGTGGCCCGCGTGAAGGTGTACCTCGCCATTATCAACGGCAATATTATAAGCACTGTTATATAGAAGGAAATATTGATTTTATTTTCGGCTCAGCGACTGCTGTATTTGATGAGTGTGAAATTTTTGCTAGAAAACGTGAAAGTCTGTCTACCTTATCTCAGGATGCGGAGGGTAGTCATGAACCAGTGATACATGGCTGGTTAACAGCGGCTTCCACACCAGAAGATGTGCAATACGGATATGTATTTTTGGATTGCCAGTTAACCAGTGATGCACCACCACATAGCTTTTATTTAGGTAGACCGTGGCGTAATTATGCTAAAGTGGCATGGATCAGATGTCATATAGGAGCTCATATTCATCCTACAGGTTGGGATAACTGGAATAAGCCTGAAGCAGAATCTACGGTTGTATATCAAGAGTATAATAATGAGGGTGCAGGTGCTTCTATTAAAGATCGAGTATCGTGGAGTTACTTATTAGATAGTACAGATGCAGAAAATTATACTGTCGAACATATTTTGGCAGGTGACGATGGTTGGGTACCCAAATAA
- a CDS encoding LacI family DNA-binding transcriptional regulator, with product MITIKDIAKLAGVSYSTVSKALNHDPRIKHTTREKVLAVAEKHHYRKNIMAQQLSSGRSNIIGFVLDELNNPLFANISGNLHAELKKLGYQMILVVADEGMDVLDHLRVDGCIFWDYEMTDRAAFWQRFANIQIPCFVLGTDDSPNSPYIKIDRKEGIYKAVEHLKNNGHTEIGFIGNSQPIKLEGYREALQRTGLEWNEDYILPAYSSWEDGYFAIRNYKWTSTSPTAFIGLNNMVTRGALRALLEAGYKVPSDISLIGYDDLPDMQYAEVALTTIGPPLDELAIQAAELIVALIRGEEVQYPVIIQPQLYHRQSVASYKAT from the coding sequence ATGATTACTATTAAAGACATCGCTAAGCTAGCAGGAGTTAGCTATAGCACTGTGTCCAAAGCATTAAATCATGATCCACGTATCAAACACACGACACGTGAGAAAGTACTGGCTGTAGCGGAAAAGCATCATTATCGCAAAAATATTATGGCACAACAGTTATCTTCAGGCAGAAGTAATATAATCGGATTTGTATTGGATGAACTGAATAATCCGTTATTTGCTAACATATCCGGTAATCTTCATGCAGAATTAAAAAAATTAGGGTATCAAATGATTTTGGTAGTGGCTGATGAAGGTATGGATGTATTAGATCATTTACGAGTAGACGGATGTATTTTCTGGGATTATGAAATGACCGATCGAGCAGCATTCTGGCAACGATTTGCCAATATTCAAATCCCTTGTTTTGTACTAGGAACCGATGATTCACCTAATTCTCCATATATCAAAATTGACCGTAAAGAAGGTATTTACAAAGCGGTAGAACATCTTAAAAACAATGGACATACAGAGATTGGATTTATCGGTAATTCTCAACCGATCAAGCTAGAAGGCTATCGTGAAGCATTACAACGTACAGGATTGGAATGGAATGAAGATTATATATTACCGGCATACTCTTCATGGGAAGATGGGTATTTTGCGATTCGGAATTATAAGTGGACTTCCACATCGCCGACAGCTTTTATCGGATTGAACAATATGGTCACACGTGGTGCTCTGCGTGCTTTGCTGGAAGCGGGTTATAAAGTACCATCGGATATTTCTTTAATTGGTTATGATGATCTTCCTGATATGCAATATGCAGAAGTAGCGTTGACTACGATTGGACCACCATTAGATGAGCTAGCTATTCAAGCGGCTGAATTGATTGTGGCTTTAATTCGAGGAGAAGAGGTTCAATATCCTGTAATTATTCAGCCACAGTTATATCATCGTCAATCAGTTGCTTCATACAAAGCTACATAA
- a CDS encoding nucleotidyltransferase domain-containing protein — translation MPVTQAMTSIIQTELKRIEQEQQVRILYACESGSRAWGFPSQDSDYDVRFIYVHPPEWYLSIFNRRDVIEYPINEQLDINGWDLRKALNLFRKSNPPLLEWLHSPILYAENGSLAERIRNVSPNHFSPRSCMYHYLHMAKGNFRGYLQGDTVKIKKYFYVLRPILACLWIDEKGTMPPVSFDELIDEMLPPGQLRSDIDQLLTRKKAGEEFHLEQQIPSIQNFLTDMIDILEQQVVHMPTSEQLQDELLDQLFRETLQYAYPNEVSLL, via the coding sequence ATGCCCGTTACTCAAGCCATGACTTCTATCATTCAGACTGAATTAAAACGTATTGAACAAGAACAACAAGTTCGTATTTTATATGCTTGCGAATCCGGTAGTCGCGCATGGGGATTTCCTTCTCAAGATAGCGACTATGATGTGCGCTTTATTTATGTTCATCCTCCAGAATGGTATTTGTCGATTTTCAACAGGCGCGACGTTATCGAATACCCGATTAATGAGCAGTTAGATATTAACGGTTGGGACTTGCGTAAAGCACTGAATTTGTTCCGCAAATCCAATCCACCATTATTGGAATGGTTACATTCCCCTATTCTATATGCTGAAAATGGTTCACTTGCTGAGCGAATTCGAAACGTATCACCAAACCATTTTTCTCCTCGTTCGTGCATGTATCATTACCTGCATATGGCGAAAGGGAACTTCCGTGGTTACTTGCAAGGCGATACCGTCAAAATCAAAAAGTATTTTTACGTTTTGCGTCCGATACTGGCTTGTCTGTGGATCGATGAAAAAGGAACGATGCCACCGGTAAGCTTTGATGAGTTGATTGACGAAATGTTGCCACCGGGGCAACTTCGTAGTGATATCGATCAACTACTGACTCGTAAAAAAGCAGGCGAAGAATTTCATTTAGAACAACAGATTCCATCGATCCAGAACTTTTTAACCGATATGATCGATATTTTAGAACAACAAGTCGTGCATATGCCTACTTCTGAACAACTGCAAGATGAGCTATTAGATCAGTTGTTTCGGGAAACACTGCAATATGCGTATCCAAACGAAGTTTCGCTTTTGTAA